ATATTTATTCCTTCTAAACCGAGTCGGGAAGAGTTGATTAATATATTGAATGCGACTAAAAATGGATGTTTATTGACCGGAACTGCTACAATGGGTCAAATTGGTCATAATATAGGAAGCATAGACATCGGGGAATGTGAAGATTCCTACTTGTTTCGTGTCTCTCTTCCTGGAGTTAAACGGGACGAAAGTAAGTTCTTTGTGCATGTTTTTAAATAATGTGATGTTGAATAATCAGTCTTGTTACAGCTAGTATGAAACTTATTGACACATAACTAAAAGCACAAAATTTGTGGGTGCAGGGGAGTTCAGTtgtgaggttgaagatgatggtAAAGTATCTGTAAGGGGAGTAAACGTTACGGGTGAAAAAACTGTGTGTAGATTTGATCAGATATTCGAGATGCAGTCTCAGAACCTTTGTCCTCCGGGCCACTTTTCTGTCTCGTTTAAGCTGCCGGGGCCTGTTGATCCTCAACAATTTTCTGGGAATTTTGGGACTGATGGGATTCTGGAAGGAATAGTGATGAAAGCACCAAAAAAGATGAAAAGATGATTAAGATTTTGAAATAGTCCCTGCTGatgcatatactgatatgttttATGTATAGCATCGTGGTTTATCTGTTAGGATTTTGTGTTTGCTTTTACTTAGATACGTCGACTAGTTATGAATATGATGATAGTGTTAGGTGCTTGAATGCCGTTTGGTGACAGACTTTGGGTATGAGTAGAAATAATCGGTAGCATGTGTACTCGTCACAGATCTTATTTTTGATATAGAATAGACAATATTGGACTTGCTAGTTGCTACTGGGCGTGTGATATGGGCGTGTCGCTTAACGGATTAaaacatgtgttttttttttccgtATAGGTCAAAACACCTGAAACACTTGCAAAGTGCAGCGAGGAAGAAGGAACAACCTAACCCACGCTTCAATGGATCTAGGTTGGGCAACCACTTTGTAGAGAGTGGTTTTAAACGCCCGAGAGAACGCCAAACGACAACTATGAGGGATGCTCTTCACGGTGACAATGGGTGCTTTAAAGACACGATCTAGTAGAACAATATCCAACATGAGCGACTCATGAACATTGGGGGGAGAGGGCCTCGAAATCCCTATAATGTAGCTGTCTGTGTCATTATCACGATTTGTAAACCGGACAAGCCCATCGGGGTGATGGCATGCACGACTCAATGCATGTATACTCAAACACTTCCCACACATCCATTGGCCAAAAAACTTTAAAGTACCTTCTACGGACTTCTACGTCCATAAACAACCCATGGTCCGTAGAAATATCCTCATGCAACACACTTCTATAATCGCTAGAAAGGTGCAACCTCTTGAGATGAGAGATCAACCGAGAAATCCCCTTATTTCCCACTTCACCATCCGGGCAACAATGACACATACGAAAAGGACATGGCCATGAGCCACTCAAAGGCGTGAAAGGGGCTGTCATTAAGGCGAAATAAATCATGCTTCAAGTTGAAACACGAAATTTTGATGTAAAAACCAAAATTTAAGCATTGGCATTTCATTAAATACTTGGATTGCATCCATAGAAAATATATTATGTGATTCCGCCAAACTTTCTAACTGGTGCCTGCTTTCTAATATTCACTTACAAATTAGAGAGTTATGTCAAATAGAAACTACTAAGTGAATAATAGCAAATAAGGGTCGGTTTGGCTGTTGAAGAAGAGGCAAAATCGGTGAAGCGGAAGAGCCATATATAATAAACTTTATATGGATCAATTTTTAGATTCAATTTTTCTATATATACTACATATATACAAATGATGAAATAGAAAATATACTACATATGTACAACTGATATGCTAACTCTCACGCGATTGTAGAAGGTATCGTAAATGTAGGACGTGGTTAGAAAATTGGTAGATCATACAACGATAAAAGTTCAGCTAGCAAAACTATTGCATCTAAAAAAAACTGCCAAAATTTTGGTGATTACGGCTGAGATTTAATCTCGGAAAAAGCCGACGAGTTTGGACGGCGCAGATCATCTAAAAAAAGATATAAATTCAAGTTACTTTGAGTTTTGATTTCGTAATAAAAATATTAGTTAATAATATGACTTAGAATTTTGTCATTAACATATACACGCTAAATCTTGAGGGGGGCAAACTGAACCTAGTGAAAAGTGAGGTCGGTTACGGAAGCCCAAACTTGTAGTTTGAGAAGAAATCCCCCAAATTTGATTGCAATTGATCGGTCACAGCTCACAGGTGTTAAGATTGTCGTGTGCAATGAATTTGGAGGCGGAGGGTTCTTCTACTTCAACGCCcatagcctcctctaatattGGTTTTCAGGTTAATTTCATTGATTCATTATACGTTCTTTGTTTTTTATCCATCTGTAATTTTAAGTTTATGTTTGTAATTTTGTGTGTTTAtgtagttgctgaagaagcacgGTTGGAAAGAAGGAACCGGCCTTGGTATTTCTCAACAGGTAACTTATATAACTTTAAACCCTAGCTAGTGTtaatattgttattgttattgttattgtcaTTGTCATTGTCATTGTCATTGTCATTGTCATTGTTTACTCAGGCAATCAGTTTTGTTCTTGTCTATTCGTTAAGCTTTTATCCGAACGGAATTTCGTGTCGGTTCGTTAAAGAAATAACTTTGTTTGTCTCGTAAACGAACGCTTAACGAGTTAACGTGCACATAACCGAatttcgtgttcgtgtttgttcattaagaaaATGATTTCGTGGGTTGGTTCGTTAATTTcgtaaacgaacacaaatgataTTATAATTATTTAATCTCTTGCATTAGACATAATCACCCAAAATAAATGTAAAATTAAGTACTTTAACAGTTTAACGTAAACGAACTCCCAGTCGAATGGTTTGGTCAACGTTTGGTTTGTTTGCAGCCCTAgttttagggggtgtttgggttaACCTATTCGAAACAGCTTATTAGCTTCTTAAGCATAGTTGGATCAAAAGCTGTAGCGGTAATCTTACTGTGTTTTGATGATACAATAAGTCAATAAGCAGTGCCTTTAATTTAGCGGTCAGTGCTGTTAGCTTCTGAAGTTGTAATTTCATCTTAAGAAATTTATAGAGATGTTTGTTTAGCTTTTGTAATATTTAAAACCAGTCACTTCTGTTACCTTTTTTAAACTAGTATAGCATCTTATTTGACATTCACGAGCCAACTACTTCTATATGTTTCATCCTTGTGTCTGAGTTTTCAAATCTGACTATCGATTGAGCAATGGGTTCGAGTATTTGAACAAATGAGACCTCGAATGAACAAATCTGACTTAGAGATAATAAGGATACAGTTAAAGTATTTTTCGTAAAAAAATTTTAGATGTTGCAATGTGAAGTAACTAATTATTTGTTCAAACAGGGCAGATTGGAGCCTGTGCAGGCGTACTTAAAGAAAAACAAACGTGGGTTGGGAGCAGAGATAAAGAAACCGCACAACACGGGGGATAAAAAAGACGTGCCATCTGATAAAACTAGTGATACGGTAAGACGGTCAGTCATCGGTTCTGTTTCGTTACTATGTGTTCTTGTTGCCtgcatattttttttttgtttttgtgtgAAATATGATCTGTATGAAGTAACTAGGACCCGAAAATAAGAACTACTGAAAACAGAATATAATCTACTGAATGAAATAGTCAGTTATCATAGAGTACACATTTGGAGGTGTTTATCTAATCGTTTGCGAGtgaaataagttgttttgaataAACGCTTATTCCAAACTGTTTATCTGAATGAAATAGTCATTTACATAGAGTACACATTCGGATTTTGTGTGTACTAAATTTTACCCAATTGTTTCATTATAGTTATCTAAGAAAAGGAAAGCGAAAATGTCGAAGAAGATGAGGAAAGCTCAAGAAGTCGAGAAGAAGTTACAAGAGAAAGAATTCGAGCGTGCATTCTTTAGGGAGTTTTGGCCGGATAACGTCTGATGCAACATTATATCTTGCTTGTAAGTCTTGtaagtacattgtttgtgcattagAGTTCTGATCATTAAATAACAGTAACTGAGAATAGAATATTTGATTTGCATTGACTTTTTCTATCCTATAACATTTCAACTTTTTGTGATTGAAGAAGTAATTTTTTTCATTCAAAATCATCCTTTTTTGAACATATACTGGATGGAAGAATCGTTTTATTTATAAAGTTTTAATTTCAAACACAGTTATAGAAATTAATGGAAATCGACTTTATGTGCTAGTAAATATGTTCAGTTGTTCCTTATTCGATGAGGTGGTTGGTTGTAGAAGTTAGAAAATAATGTCATCTAATCGTGATCCATTTTTTGAAGAATAGATTGATCTGGTAAATAACCAAAAGTTGAATCTGCAAAGCAGAGACCCGTGCAGAATTTCACCCACTTGAAGGCGTAAAAAGGAGTAGCATATTTGGTAAACAACTCACGACAGGAGGCCATTGTAAACACCCCATCCCTACCCGGCTCCCATACCCAACTATCTTTGCCCGGACTCACATTAAAGCCGCTAACAGACATGTTGATTTGATCCAACTGATGTTGTTCCCCACCAGTAACAGGTGCCCTTTTCCAGTCCCAACCCATTAACCGCGCAGCCATTGATGCATCAGAGGACTATTCCCAGCCCAAACATCCACCCAAAAACGAACAGAGGTACCATCTTTCAGAGTGCCCTTAAAGAGAAGCCGGGGATGCACATTATACTCGATATATATTAAATAGAAATTATATTCGTTTTCAATAGAGTAAAATGACACAATCGTCCCTGACGTTTGGTCATATTTGTTTGtttcaaaatgatttttttttgtgcATTTGAGTCCTTCATGTTTGCattttattgtcattttcatcATTGATGTTTGGCAATTTGTTACGGCTTTCACCCTCGAAATTTGGCCCTtagggatgaaaatgacaagatttcaaactttttgaatgaaaaacaaacctttggacgaaagtcacagATGTGGCCAAACTTGATGAACggaatgacattttactcttttcaATAACTTATATACGAAATGAAGATGCATTGCTTTCTTTGTCTATCTGGCATGTCAAAATTTATCATGTGTTTATGAATTTGGCCCCACATTGTTGCCCTTGAGGCTTGAGCTGTTAACCCCTGCCTTGTGTTTGATATACGTGAGCCATTTTCGCCATGATACTACAACTTATATAATAACATGAAGTTAAGATTATGTGTAGCAGTTTAACTAAAAAGTGAAAAGGTGATTGTCATGTCACTGTTATGTAAGCAAGGGAACTATTACAAACTATTAGCTCAAAAGTGTGTAATGGTTTAACTAAAACAAATTAAAtagggaatattggattttaataatctcaaccaTTCGTCGTTGGCCgttccaacttcaaaaataaccactgacaatcccaactattaacatattggctttCAACGAACCCTCACCAACAGAACTCTGACGTCGTAAGTCTTCGGTCACcagaaaaacgtttttggccggaaaactcatttttttttgctggaaaactcaacattttcgtcctaAACCTCTTTGTAATCTTATTATGGACATTTAGGAACCttttctagtaaaagccccaattatCGAGGTTGCCGGAAAACTTAAAATTTTCGTCctaaacctctttgtaaccttagatcggactTTTAGGACCTTTTTCTGGCAAAAAACGTTTTTTCCGACGACCAGAGACTAACGGTGTTATGGTTTTGTTAGTCAGagtccattggaggccaatatgttaatagttgggaccgCTAGTGGTTGTTTTTTAAGTTGGGACTATTGGTGGTCAATGgggaatagttgagattattaaaatccaatattccactaaataaagaaaataaaaaaggtGGATGATGTGTAATTTGGTGAttatctaaaaaaataaataaaaataaaatgtttcACTCTCTATCTCCATCACGCCCATTAATCCCCCCTCTCCCTCTTCTTGGCGTCCCCTCAACGGGCAGTTGTATGGTGCCTTTTGAAAACAAACAATGTATTCTTGTTTATCTTTAGGATTTTTAATTCTTTGTTCAAGTCTTTTTATTTGACTTTTATGAAAAAATAAGTTATTCATTTGTCTTTTGGATGCATACTCCAATTGTAGTTTTCAAAAAGCAAATTGATGGCATTTTGACGAAGTAAATGACATTTTGAGATTTCCATATCTAGTTTTTGAAAAGAGAGTTTCAAATATTCAAAGTCATGTGGGTGGTTTAGGTGGTCCAAAAGGCCATGTTAATGCATTTGGGCTTTTAAAGCTTCTTAACGATGGATTTCCAACGTTGAAATTTAGAAACCCctccccccccctccccccctccCTCCCTCTTCTTGGTGTCCCCTCAATGGGCAGTTGTATGGTGCCTTTTGAGTTTGGTGTTCACATGGCTAGTGATGCCAAGCCAGTATGTTTTTTCCAAACAAAACTACGTAAACTTCAATTAATTAATATCTTTTAAAAATAGACACCACCAATCAATCAATGACACACTTTTGTTCGTTGGACTTGACTCTGAAGCTTCATTGGGTAAAGTATTGAAAGTGATGGTTTTATAGTTTAGTGTTGGGTATGACCTTGATTTATTTCTTGATATGATATAAGGGTTTTGTTAGTTTTTGACCATGTTAGTGTTTTTCCTTGTTtatcaatccttttggtagttcTTTATGTGTGGGTGCGGCATGTTAGGTCTTACGTTAATGGACATAGGGGTGACGATTTCCGAAAGTGACACATGTTtaaaaaagatttttatttattagtatagataTAACAAATTGTAATTTTTGTTAAGGGTAAAAATTAATAAATGTTTAAAATATTATACTAAAAAAAACTTTGAAGAGAATAATTCTTTTTGGGTGATGATATACATTTGAAAGTTTGTTCAGCCGATGAGTTTTTCTGGGATTTGCTCCTACAAAAACGAGACCAAGAACAGGTAATCGTGGCCATCAAAACACACGATCAAGATCACAATATCCAACTCTCGTTGTCTGTAAGAATCGACACTCGTTTGTTTTTCCTAAAAttcattttcattttattttaccAATATTTTGCCGGTTTATTTCGATTTTGTTCCGTTTGCAGGATTCAAACGCTTGATCACAACTGCTTCATTAACCTAATTCAGGTTCTCTTTATTCTTATCCTTAAACCGTAATTTAGCTTTTATTAACTTTTAATTATAGTATATTCATATGCATGTTTGTACTTGTTGATCGTGAATACTTGTTAAATACAAGTTGATAGTGTTTAGCTTTAATTTGTGAATTGCAAGTAACATgtataaattttttatatttacGAATTAACTACTGAAATTAAAGACATAAATAGACGTGTAAATATGCATTTTAGACTAAAAACGGATTTTGGGTGACAAAATTGGTGGAAAATCTTGAGTGATAAAATTAGAACACTAATCGATGGAATTTGGGTCTGAGAGCTGGCGGTTTGGCACATGATCCGGCTCGTCAAGACAATAGTTGTTAGTAGTGAATAGTGGACAATAGCAACAAGCTACCTATACACTTTGTAAAAATCCTGTCTAACCTCCGATTAATCGTTGGTCCTAGGTTCACCGAGTCATTTTCGTCTAATCGGCCAATTAATCGCTAGGCAATCGACAGTGGTCAAATCTGGTCCTAATCGACCAATATTAGTAAATTCCGGCCAGATTCCAGCCAAAACCTGTAAATTCTTGCAATTAATCCTATATACGTTAAAATATAGGTCGAAGAAGGTGTTAAAACATGTCTGCTTAGAGAAATTAtctataaaaatgtgtgtatatacatataaaactgaaaattgcATATAAAATCCCAAtctgattaatcgctagtcggtaccccACTGGCCGGCTAGCGCCTAATGATTCTTACAACATAGCAATAGCTATGAATTAGCGGGCTCTATTTTATgtttagcgatacactagaagaaattttagaaatattttatACGTATATTATATCTAAATACGCTggttttatatgtatatttaacaaaagacctaaaatcctgctattttataCGTATATTATATCGCTATTTATGTTAAAACAAAATAACCTAAAATTTCGCTATTTTCCCGCTATGGAGGTGCCAAAATCACATAGCAACACTTGTGCGCTTCGCTATGCTATGagcgctattaacaactatggtcGAGATCGAGACCTTTCTGCCCGTTTTAAGTTTGGGCCTTTTCTGCCATATTTCCCTCTATTTAGTTGGTCCAGATAAGAGTCTGCTAACTCTTGTTACACCTTCTTATCGATATGTTTACTTCTAGATCTCACTCATCACTACGCATGattaaatattgttttttattcCATAAATTTAACCTATTGTTTTTGCAGTAATCATATTTGAACGAAATGGATCCACAAGGGCACGGGCAGGCCCCGGGAAGCAACATCATGGGCAATGTGACTCAGTTATCATATGCAACAAACCCGTATGATTCAACCCAAATAAGCGGCAGAGCACCACCACTAGCACCGCCAGGCGGTGCAGTGGCTCAGCCCACTGCTGCCCAATTGGCACAACAACAGTTGGCTTATCAGCAACTCCAACAACAACAGCTGCATCAACTGCAGCAACAACTCCAATCATTTTGGTCAAACCAGTATCGAGAAATCGAAAACGTCAATGATTTCAAGAACCACAGCCTCCCATTAGCAAGAATCAAGAAGATCATGAAAGCTGATGAGGATGTAAGAATGATATCAGCAGAAGCACCGATCGTGTTTGCTAGAGCTTGTGAAATGTTCATATTAGAGCTGACTTTACGGTCATGGAATCACACTGAGGAGAATAAAAGGCGGACCCTGCAGAAAAACGACATTGCTGCTGCAATAACAAGAACTGATATTTTTGACTTTTTGGTTGATATAGTTCCCAGAGAGGATATTAAAGATGAAGCTATGACATCTATGCCACCTGTAACTGTGCCAGTTGGCGGGCCTTCGGACACGTTCCCGTACTATTACATGCCAGCTCAGCAGTTACCGCAGTCGGGTGCACCAGGGATGATGCCAAATAAGCCGATGTTGGATCCTGGTCTTTATGCACAACAGCAGCCTCCACCGTATATGAGTTCGTCAATTTGGCCACCAGCACCTCAGGAGCCACAATCACCCTCGGATTCATAGATGCTCAAGTGTTATTCTTTTTAAAAAGTTTGCTCTTTTTCTTGATACTTAAAGGTATGtgcttttttttttaatctgAATTTCCATAAGTTTAAGTTAATATGTAGTCTTGGTCCAATGATTAAGGGGATGTTTGGACTTTGGCTTGGTGTTTTGAAATTGTTTATCTGATTATTATGATTTGAAGTTGCAATAATCAAAGGTTGAGACCATAGTTGTCAATAGTGGCTATAGCGACCGCTGTAGCACGCTATGTAGCGAAGCGGCCCCTTGTCGTTATTTGGGTCATAGCGACCAATAGCGTGAACAgcgacagttttttttttttgatgtaaatagcataataaaatagctggatttataggtttttgttaaatatacgtGTAAATATAcgtgtaaaatagcatatatacaagggtattttgatgtaatatacatataaaaattttcaaaattctttttctagtgtaatcgccatttataaaatagccgtcgctatttgtcgctattcgctacgtagcctataggtgccttgtcgctattcgctatcgacaaCTATGGTTGAGACCATAAAATTGCTACCATGCTTTCTAACTTTTTTAGAAAAGCCTCTCAACCTAATATTTGTTGTATTAAAGTCCCTCAACTAGTGAAAAATACACGAAAAAGTTCTGGGCGGCTAACAACAGCAGGGCTGGATGCCCTTTTTAGCGCAGTTGCAATGTCAATAGTTAGAGCGTAGTTGCAAAGCTTTCTATGTTTCAGTCCCTAAAATTGTCTAAAAGGCACCTACTTGGctacttttgattttttttttttttttttttttttttgtaaaatgatgACTTGTGAACTTTTCAATTGGTTAAATTAAGATggtatgcttttttttttttttacaaatttaggAACTTTGATATACAAAATTTTGTTTAATTACTTTTTCGTGTATTTTTTGTAAGTTGAGGGACTTTAATATATCAAAATTCAGTCAAGGTgcttttttcttgaaaaataagtcTGTTGGTTTTTTTATattagggaaattggcctgtaataatcccacctagaccttattggccattaataatcccatctcagaatattccccccaccagtcccacctttcacctatttttcctacaatttccccccgttaaaaaaacttaacggagttaagcttctttttccaaattacaagcagattttttagggcttttgatcgacgatacgagtctattgatgtaaaacttgcctcgaaacggtgctccaaacgatgaaaacggcgcttcaattcgggtgtttaaattttcaattaacaaaaatcaagtcacttggagcaccatttcgaagtaagttttacatcaatggactcgtatcgtcgtagaggtaaggctgtctacatctttaccctcctcagaccctaccttagctttgctattgatgggatttactgagtatgatgatgatgatgatgatggactcgtatcgtcgttctgatcaaaagccctaaaaaatctgtttgtaatttggaaaaaagcttaactccgttaagtttttttaacgggggaccattgtaggaaaaataggtgaaaggtgggactggtgggggaaatattctgaggtgggattattaatggccaataaggtttaggtgggattattatatGCCAATTCCCCTTTATATTATTAACCAGATTCAACTTTTGGCCATTCAAGGGTCAATGAAGAGGAAACAAATTTACCAGTTTACCACTTTTAAGCTTATCTTAGAAAATAACTGTATAGGGTTATAGACAGTTTAAGGCATGTTGCTTCCATCTCAATTATGATAAAAGTTTTGCCAATTTTGTCAGACTTTGGAGCTGGATCTGTTCGTGATCCGTAAACCGCTTTCGAGTGATCCAATCAGAAATCATATCTGAAGCAGGCTGGTGTTGGATGTCTCCTGTTAAGTCCTGGTAAAAGAATTGTTTTCAAGTGGTTGATTATATTGATTATTTTCTTTTAATAAGGAAATACATGCTCTGATTTCCCTAACATTTTTGGGTTGTTGACAAAACTTCAAATATTTTTTAAGGTGCATTGTCAAATCTTTGTGAGTTGGTAACAAGGATTTGGCTGGATTAAACATGGTAAATTGGTTATTGTATGTCTGCTATCAAAAGGGATATTGTTAAAAAGCCTGATTATTATGTTTTATGATAATTACCAACAAGTAGACTCGCAACTCACTCATAAATCGTCACTCGTTCGTTACAAACTTGATTAAATACAGCTCGTATAATTTCCAAGCCGAGTACGAGCAGTAGCTCACTTGAATAATGTAATACAGGTAGTACACTCGTACaaattagggcatgtttggctaagcttattatagttaaaaaggacttgaaaaggacttttgggaaaaatactttttgaaaaggagtttttaaaaaaaatgtttggattagcttattgatgtaaaatgactaaaatgggcATTCTTTTAGATATAAGGGGGTAAAgaaggggtatattggtaatttgtagtttgaaaagttaaaagctgaccaagaagtcacaatattgtgacttcttgaaacctcctttttcttctttgcaaaAAACCATTTCTAAAAggacttttggcttagccaaacacaaaaacaacttattggctttttgataagtcaataagccaataagttgttttgaaaaacttagccaaacatgcccttagagTGATACTTGATATCttattttcatgtttttatttggagttaaatgtcattttagtccctatggtttgggccattttaccagtttagtctaaaggtttgaaatgttgtcattttagtccaaatagtttaaATGTTGCcattttgttaactagaagggcattttggtcattttaaatgtAATTCTGTTTACTAGAAGAacaattcgaccatataaaatgatcgaattacacttctagctaacataaaaaatggacggagttaacccagtggactaagatggcaacgcttgaaactatttggactaaaatggcaacgtttcaaacatttggactaaactggcaaaatgacccaaaccacatggactaaaatggcatttaactattttatttgtATATTACTAGGTTACaatcccgtgtaatacacgagttgaTAAATGTAATGTTATATAATTATAACAAAAAGaagttatgtttaaaaaaaatatatgcatTGCACGGCTGAATAAACACGTGTATAAtactaatataatataatttgttAACATATATAGTCGTCAAAATATGTATTTAAAAATGAACATTAAAGTGACAATTATAAACTTTGTTAAATTAATTTTTAGAACATGATTTCTTTCAACTAGGtattaattttaatattttaataccacatatttttttatttaacataCTATATTAGTACTGTTTTTTTACCATCCAACCACGTTAaatatttgatttttttagaaaacCCTTATAAAAACAACTATCTTAACCAACATAAATTTAAACTTGGTGAAACTTTTACgtaaaaatataagtttataTAAAAAGATTAATAACTAATTTCATATTAAATTCATTTGATTAATGATATAAAAACTATCTTTAATTAAAAACATAATTAAGTAAGAGTAGGGATGAGCATGGTACCCGTTCGGTACGGAAAAATGGAGAAAAGCGGTAGCGGTATTTATCGGTGTTTTACCCGTCCGTAAGTACTGGTACTGTACCAGTACTGGTACTAAAAAAATGAAGAAAATGGTTACTAATACCGAAtatgggaaaagatcaaataggaagttaattttcgctagaaAGGATAAGAAGCCATaagattatgacatgtggcaaattttaaaataaagagaaagggtattttagtcaatccaactccttcttcttcctttttcaaaacccagtaaattcaaaaacccaccattttcaaaacccaccatcttcaactatttcttcactttctatctcaataatcactacattatagtgcgattttcatcaccaatcaatgattcagaacccgatcaacgtgttcttcagcttttttttttgaagaaaacccagtttaatttcataaaaaaatctcgttttttccggtgattttggagataatcactcgattcgttcgattcgagcgttgataagtgtttctatcattcaaattttgtcaattgatgaagaaatcggctttgatccatgtaagaaattctttaatttcattttcatgatctgggtttttgatttagttattgcgttttacgatctttgcgggggtccgggggcggcagcccctggcggggtccaaggggcagagcccctggctggggttagGTCAGCtcggaaattttttttttcaattaaattgctgtactaaaaacgcatcagaaaaattaattttccataaattggctcatttaggtaaaacacatttttaggtgttttcagtccattgcgttttagaatgagtca
Above is a window of Helianthus annuus cultivar XRQ/B chromosome 14, HanXRQr2.0-SUNRISE, whole genome shotgun sequence DNA encoding:
- the LOC110903715 gene encoding G patch domain and ankyrin repeat-containing protein 1 homolog, with amino-acid sequence MNLEAEGSSTSTPIASSNIGFQLLKKHGWKEGTGLGISQQGRLEPVQAYLKKNKRGLGAEIKKPHNTGDKKDVPSDKTSDTLSKKRKAKMSKKMRKAQEVEKKLQEKEFERAFFREFWPDNV
- the LOC110903714 gene encoding nuclear transcription factor Y subunit C-9, encoding MDPQGHGQAPGSNIMGNVTQLSYATNPYDSTQISGRAPPLAPPGGAVAQPTAAQLAQQQLAYQQLQQQQLHQLQQQLQSFWSNQYREIENVNDFKNHSLPLARIKKIMKADEDVRMISAEAPIVFARACEMFILELTLRSWNHTEENKRRTLQKNDIAAAITRTDIFDFLVDIVPREDIKDEAMTSMPPVTVPVGGPSDTFPYYYMPAQQLPQSGAPGMMPNKPMLDPGLYAQQQPPPYMSSSIWPPAPQEPQSPSDS